The DNA region CTCTGTAACCTGAGCCGTCAGACCGGCGCCGCCTCCTCAGAATCACCTGACCGGAGCCGGcggctgattggctgctcagtGAGACGTGTTCCCAGAGCCTGCGAGACCCCTCAGTCCACACGGATCCACAGCTGGactgggaggtcagaggtcagttcTCTCTGCGTACCTACCCTGAGGAGCTACAGGCAGGTTCCTGGGACCGAGGTCTCCATGTACAGCGGCGCCTCCTCCAGACCAGGACTGCTGGGTCCCGGTAGGTTGGGTTGGTGTTCTCTGGTTACCGAGGCGACGGCTCCGTGTCCCGGCCCAGGCCGCTCACCTACAGGTTCAGGTCTCCACGTCTGGATCTGCTGAAGCTCCAGTGGATCCATGTGATGGATCTCCATCTGAGTCCTGATCCGTCCTGCTAATACTGGTCTGAACATTGTAGACCAGACTGGAGCCTGTGGGACCCAGaggtgccccctgctggtctcCTGGCGCCTGTGGGACCCAGaggtgccccctgctggtctcctggagcctagatgctggtctcctggagcctagatgctggtctcctggagctgtagatgctggtctcctggagcctgtgtagatgctggtctcctgaagcctagatgctggtctcctgaAGCCTGTGTAGATTTGGTCTCCTGGAGCctgtagatgctggtctcctggagcctgtgtagatgctggtctcctgaagcctagatgctggtctcctAAAGcctagatgctggtctcctggagcctgTAGATGATGGTCTCCTGGAGCctgtagatgctggtctcctggagcctgTAGAGATGTGGTCTCCTGAAGCctgtagatgctggtctccGGGACCCTgtgtagatgctggtctcctgaagcctgtagatgctggtctcctggacCCTgtgtagatgctggtctcctgaAGCCTGttagatgctggtctcctggacCCTgtgtagatgctggtctcctgaagcctgtagatgctggtctcctggagcctgtagatgctggtctcctggacCCTgtgtagatgctggtctcctggacCCTgtgtagatgctggtctcctgaagcctgtagatgctggtctcctggagcctagatgctggtctcctggacctgtgtagatgctggtctcctggagcctgtagatgctggtctcctgaagcctgtagatgctggtctccGGACCCTgtgtagatgctggtctcctggacCCTgtgtagatgctggtctcctggagcctaGATGGGGGTCTCCTGGAGCCTAGATGGTGGTCTCCTGGAGcctagatgctggtctcctggagcctagatgctggtctcctggagcctgtagatgctggtctcctggagcctgTAGATGCTGGTCTCTGGAGCCTAGATGGTGGTCTCCTGGAGcctagatgctggtctcctggagcctaGATGGTGGTCTCTGGAGcctagatgctggtctcctggagcctagatgctggtctcctggagcctgtagatgctggtctcctggagcctgtagatgctggtctcctggagcctagatgctggtctcctggagcctgtgtagatgctggtctcctggagcctgtagatgctggtctcctggagcctgtgtagatgctggtctcctggagcctaGATGGTGGTCTCCTGGAGcctagatgctggtctcctggagcttctcatgctgctgtctgctgtgcTTGCAGGAGTCTGTGGTTGCTGTGGTCCACTAAGGCCCAGGTACAAACGCCTGGTGGACAACATCTTCCCCGAGGACCCAAAGGTGAGTTCATGGAGCTTCCTGTTGGGTCGGTGATGACGGGTCTGGTGCCAGAACCTCTGGCCGGTCTTTAACCCGCGTCTCTCCTCAGGACGGCCTCAGTAAGTCCGACATGGAGAAGCTGACCTTCTACGCCGTGTCGGCTCCAGAGAAGCTGGACCGGATCGGAGAGTACCTGGCCAAGAGGCTGAGCCACGACGTGGTGCGCCACCGCTACGGGTGAGacctcacacgtgcacgctcctgaCCTCGGCTCCATAAGAGCCGGTCCAGGTGCTGGACCGGTGGTGCCGGTGTGACCCGGACTGTGGTGCCGGTGCAGGTACGTGGTGATCGCCATGGAGgccctggaccagctgctgaTGGCCTGCCACTCCCAGAGCATCAAACCCTTCGTGGAGAGCTTCCTGCACATGGTGGCCAAGCTGCTGGAGTCCAGGGAACCGGACCTGCAGGTCCTGGGAACCAATTCGGTACGATTTCATCTCTTTAGTTAGTCTGAACCAGCTTAAACCCGCCTGGCCCGGTCCGGCCCAGTTCCCCTCACTGGGGCCTGCAGGCCTGAGGCTCATTCTGGAAATAGTGATGATCATTTCCAGGAAGCCCAGAGTTCTGGTTCTGAGCtctgggttctggttctgagctCTGACCCTAACGGTGATGCAACATCTTCTCCAGTTTGTAAAGTTCGCCAACATCGAGGAGGACACGCCCTCCTACCACCGGCGCTACGACTTCTTCGTGTCCCAGTTCAGCGCCATGTGCCACTCCACCCACGAGGATCCGGAGACCAGAACCAGGTGAGGCCCAGAAACGTGTTCCACCCCAGGTTCTGGCTCTGCTGTAGCTACCTAGCTTTGTTGCTATGTCCCCAGGATCCGTGTGGCCGGCATCAGGGGCCTGCAGGGCGTGGTCAGGAAGACGGTCAACGACGAGCTGCAGGCCATCATCTGGGAGCCCCAGCACATGGACAAGCTGGTCCCCTCCATGCTGTTCAACATGCAGGACAGCGAAGACCTGGACAGGTAGGGGGtcgggtctgggtctgggtcaggctggggtctgggtcaggctggggtctgggtctgggtctgactcAGGCtggggtctgggtctgggtctgacCCCAGGCtggggtctgggtctgggtctgggtctgggccAGGCtggggtctgggtctgggtctgggtctgacCCCAGGCTgggttctggtctggttctgtcACGTCTGATCTgactgaagggttagggtttggaccAACAGAAGAGAAGAACCTGCAGGTCCGAATCAGCCTCATGATCGGATCAGAGCCGTGATCATTTCTGATGGGTTTGAGCCCAGGAACCTCAGAGGACGTTTCCCGCCTGTGTCTCCTCGTCCTCGCGTCCCTGCTCCGCCTGGTTCTGGTGGTTTCCATGTGAACAGAAATCTATTTTTGGCCTCtgtcccccccgtccctccgcccccccccccccccccgtgtggaGGACTTTGGGATTTGATCGGTCCTGGTGGACGAGACGTCGTCCCTCAGCTCAGAGACGCAGGACAGAAAATATGagacctggtcctggtcctggtcctggtgctggtgctggtcctcCGTCAGCAGGTTCTGTACATGAACCAGTCTGgactcatctctctctctggcagGGCGGTGCATCCAAGCACGCCATTGGTGGCCGGTCAGGACGGCGAGGAGAACCCGTCCACGCTGGCGGAGACCTGCTTCAGGGAGCTGCTGGGCCGGGCCGCCTACGGGAACATGAACAACGCCGTCCGGCCCGTCCTGGTGTGAGTACACGTCCCTGTCCTGGTCCGGACCGGCCTCCACACTGGGCCTGAGCTGGATCTGCTGCGGGTCACGGCTGTTAGCTGTGAAGGTCCACAGGTGAAGGTCCACAGGTGAACCTTCACCTGTGGACCTTCACCTGTGGacctcctgcaggaggaggaacttGAAGGACacgcgtgacctttgacctccatgCGTCCTCACAATGCTGGCTATTCAACAGGTGTGTGTCCCCCCAGGCACCTGGACCACCACCACCTGTGGGAGCCCAACGAGTTCGCCGTGTCCTGTTTCAGGATCATCATGTACTCCATCCAGGTACGGCCCAAACCTGCACCGGGTCGCTGacggccccgcccactccgTCAGACGGGTCAGGGTCTCACGTTGTGGTCTTGGTGGCAGGCTCAGCACTCGCACCACGTGATCCAGCAGGTCCTGAACCACCTGGACACTCACAACAAGGACACGCCGCGGGTCAGAGCCGGGATCGTGCAGGTCCTCCTGGAGACCGTGGCCATCGCCGCCAAAGGCTCCGTGGGTGAGTTCCACACCTCTGTAGGACCTTAGCAGCAGTGGCGGTtcctggtcctggccctggccctggccccggccccggccccggccccggccccggccctggtcctggtccttcTGTTTACCGAGGTGATGTGAACAGGGATGgttcaggagagcagaggaagccACACCTTCACTGAGGCCTCCAGCcctcctcacctgtggctcGGTATGCTGCTCACCTGTAGCCCCGCCCCTGACAGCTGTAGTCCCGCCCCCGTCAGTCGTAGCCCCGCCCCGTCAGCTGTAGCCCCGCCCCGTCAGCTGTAGCCCCGCCCCTGACAGCGGTAGCCCCGCCCCTGTCAGCTGTAGATCAGCGTGGTGACGTGTTGGACCGTTGAGAGCCCTAGAGACGCCCCCCTACTGTTAGCATCAGGTAGCTAGCTTCAGATGGGCGCACAtgaccgagtgtgtgtgtgtgtgtgtgtgcgcgtgcacgtgcgtgtgcccAGGCCCCACCGTGCTGGAGGTCTTCAACACGCTGCTCAAGCACCTGAGGATCAGCGTGGACCTGGAGCTGGGCGACGGCTCCCGGAGGAACTCGGCCGCCAGCGTTTCCTCGGGCCGCAGCAGGGAGAGCGAGGAGCGGGTGGTCCAGAACGCCATCATCCAGACCATCGGTACCACTTCCTGCTCGGGGACGGGAGCCCGCCCCTccggctgacctttgaccttctgtgGTCTGTGTCTCCAGGGTTCTTCGGGGGGAACCTGCCGGACTACCAACGGGCCGAGGTCATGATGTTCATCATGGGGAAGGTTCCTGTGTGCGGGACGCCCTGTCACACGCTGGACACCGTCAAGATCGGGTCGGTCCAGGACCTGGGTCAGGGTGGtccggacaggaagtgactcctGACTGAAGATCTGCTGTGTTTGATGTTGCAGACATCAGGGGACCAAGAGGATCCAGACCATGCTGCTGAGCTCCCTCAtcatggtcacacacacacacacacacgttagctCGCTAGTGTTAGCATGCTAGGTTAGCATGGGCTAgcttgtcctcttctgtccccaGGTGACCTCTGGCTTTAAGTCCAAGTCCATGGTGGCGGCGTTGCCTCCGTCCTTCCTGGATCCGctcttctccatctccctgATGGAGGACGTCGAGCTGAGACAGCTGGTGCTGGAGATCCTGCACAACATCATCGATCGCCATGACAACCGGGCCAAGCTGCGAGGCATCAGGTGGGAGCTGCGGCGCCGCGGTGGTGATGGTTCCCCGTCCAGACCTCCATCATCTGCTGGTCTGTTGCAGGATCATCCCCAACGTGGCAGCGCTGAAGATCAAACGAGAGAAGATCTCCAAACAGGATGTGGCCTTCATGAAGAAGGTAGGATGAAGGGGCGCTCAGAGGTTCCTCTGAGGTTCCTCTGAACTTCTCTGAcattcctctgaacttctgacattcctctgacctcctctgaggttcctctgaccttctctgaggttcctctgaccttctgaggttcctctgagctcctctgaggttcctctcacctcctctgagGTTCCTCTGACCTACTCTGAGGTTCCTCTGACCTTCTCTGAAGTTCCTCTGACCTTCTGAGGTTCCTCTGACCTTCTCTGAGGTTCCTCTGATCTCTGACCTTCTCTGAGGTTCCTCTGATCTCTGACCTTCTCTGAGGttcctctgacctcctctgagGTTCCTCTGATCTCTGACCTTCTCTGAGGTTCCTCTCACCTTCTCTGCAGCACGGGCAGCAGCTGTACCGCCACATCTACCTGGGCTGTAAGGAGGAAGACAACGTCCACAAGAACTTTGAGCTGCTCTTCACCACGCTCGCCATCCTCACCATCGAGCTGGCCAACGAGGACGTCATTGTGGACCTCATCCGCCTCGCCGTCGCCCTACAGGTGGATCTTCTCCTCAACCTCAGCTCACAACGATGGATGAAACCACGTTTTTAACCATCTGATCCCTCCTGGTCTTCTCTGGTCTCCTGCAGGAGATGACGCTGGCTAACGAGGAGAACCTGCCCATGTTCAACCGCTGCGGCGTCATGGCGCTGGTGGCGGCGTACCTGAACTTCCTGAGCCAGATGATCGCCAACCCTCCCTTCTGCCAGCACGTCAGCAAGGTGAGGGATGTTCCTGGGTTCCTGCGGCTGCTGGACCCACCGGCTGACGCTTCGCTCTCCTCAGGTCATCGAGCTGAGGACCTTGATGGCGCCGTATCTGCTCCCGGAACACGTGTTCAGAGACAAGTGTCCGTAAGTTTGGTGGACAGGACCTCCGACCTGGAGGCCCGTTGACCAGATGTTCCTGCTGATGCTCCTCACTTTAAATCTAACCCAAATGTGGAACCACCTGAGCCACACGTTCCTGGAGAACAGCTTCTCCACCATCAGGTCCGATCTTTCTTGCTTCTGTCCTCAGACTTCCTGAAACTCTGGAGAAGGACGAGCAGCCGCTGTACTTCCAGAGCGCCGACATGGCGGAATGTCTGGCCGGGCCGGGATACAACGTGGAGAAGCTCTCGCTGCCCTACGTTCCTCAGGTGACAGGTGAGGAACCTCAGAGGAACCCGGGTCCTCCTGGGGGACACAGACGTAACCTTGATGGTCTGTTTTTCTTGCCGCCTCAGTCTTGTACACAGTCGGGAAAATCCTGCACCGATGCAAACAGACGTCCAGAGGTACCGCGCTAGCTTAGCATCAACCTGGAGACccctgttagcttagcatcagtGCTAGCATTCGTCTGGGAATTTTTAGTTCCTTTCAGACGGAGTTCTTTAGACTTGAATGGTTGGTTAGCAACCTGTTAGCAGCCTGTTGGCAGCTGGTTAGCAGCCTGTTAGCTCTTAGCAGCGCAACCTCTgatccttttctctttttcttgctCTTCATTGGCTCCGTGACGGTGAGTATATAAGCTAACTGTCAGCTAACATTTTCGTTAGCCCGGTATATTAGCGTCGAGCTCCGACAGTTTAAGGGAGAAGATAAACGTCGCTGTAGATGAGGAAAACCTGGAAGTCCTGGAAGTCCAGTCCTGGGAGTCCAGTCCTGGAACTCCAGTCCTGGTTTTGTTAGATCCGGATTATTAATCTGCGTCTCATCCTGTAGATGAAGACCGTCTGACCAGGAGGAAGAGCTTCGTGGACACCATGTCCCTTCAGGTGGACATCTTGTCCAACAGCCTTCCAGACAAGGTTAGGATTACAACGGCGTCCTACGGGCCGGTTCTGTTGGCCGGTTCTGTTGGCCGGTTCTGTTGGCCGGTTCTGTTGGCGCCTCTTCAGGTCTCATGGACCTTTGTTTGTCTGCAGTCCCAGCTGGCGGAGGAGATCACGTTCGAGACGCTGAAGAAGGCCATCGGTAAAGGGAGACGGTCCAGGTCAGGACATGTGGACAGGTTGGACATGTGACTGACAGAACCGGTGTCCTCAGATACCACAGgtctggaggagcaggagcgcgAGAGGCGGCGCCAGGTGATGGAGAAGTTCCAGAAAGCTCCGTTTGAGGAGCTCGCCGCCCACTGCGAGTCCAAGGTAGCAGCAGATGATGATGCTAACCAGCTGCTAACCAGCTGCTAACCAGCGGCGCTAAACTGCCGTGTCCTCCGCAGGCTAACATGCTGCACGACCGTCTGGCTCAGATCTTCGAACTCACCATCAGGTCAGGTGACCTGCACGTGGCTCCTGTGTGACGCGCCGCGTTAGCTAACAGCTGCTGTCCCCCCACAggcccccccccagcccgtccGGAGTGGTGTCGCTGTCCGCGGGTCACACGCAGCATCAGTCGGTGCCCGTCTACGAGATGAAGTTTCCCGACCTTTGCGTCTACTGACCGGAGCGAAGCCACGTAAACGCCGCCAAGCGTCGGGACGTCGTCATCACCAACACAAATTCACTCTGCTGCTAGCTGTTGCACTAGGTTTTAGCTAGGTTTAGCTTCGTACGGACAAAGCAAACAGTCGTCAACGACTGGCTAGCAAACAAAATGGCCGCCACATCTCACCGTCGTTGCCGTAGTTGGTTATAAGCGCTTTGGTTGGGGTTTAGCTAGCAATAATTCAGCTTTTAATCGCAAGTAATTAATGAAAACAACCAAATCTGATAAAACTCGATGAACCCGCCTCTGTAGTTGCTAAGCTAAAGCTGTTTGCTAGCGTCAGAATGTTTGGGTTTGACTTTAGCAGTTTTATTTCCTGATGTTTGAATGTAATTCTGAAGGTACGACGGATGTTCACGCTAACCTGCCCCTAACCTGCAGCTAACCTGCAGCTAACCTGCAGCTAACCTGCTGAACTCTTTAGCGAGTTAGTGCCGAAAAAATCAGTCCAAACTCCTCAGGTGCAGGTCAAAGGTGCCAAACTGCGTCTGTAGTTGAGCCTCCGGCCTCCAGGGGGCGCCTGAGGCTCCTCTGCGGGGGTAAACTAGTCCCTGGCGGAGGGATACGGGCGGTGGCAGGAAGTCGGATCAGGATCAGAATAAAGTTTCTAAGCTGTGAAAAATTCCAATGAAcgaattttgctgtttttgatcATGAAGAATCTGGTGGATCAAATCTGGCCTCGTTAGTGATCGATTAGTGATCGATTAGTGATCAATTAGTGATCGATTCTGTGGTTTCTGatctttaaaactgaaaatgaacaaatctTTTGTCTGAAGCTGAAACATTTGTGAGATTCTGTTTTTGATAGAAATCTTCATCCACTCAGACACGTTGAATAAAACTGATCTCATCACTTCATTGTCGCTCCTTTATTACTCCTTTATTACTACTTTATTACTCCTATATTAATACTTTATTACTCCTTTATTACTACTACTTTATTACTCCTATATTAATACTTTATTATGCTTATATTACTACTCTATTACTGCTACTTTATTACTCCTATATTATACTTTATTACTACTTTATTACTCCTATATTAATACTTTATTACTCCTATATTACTACTTTATTACTACTCTATTACTACTACTTTATTACTCTTTATTACTACTACTTTATTAATACTTTATTACTCCTTTATTACTACTCTATTAGTACTATTTTATTACTACTACTTTATTACTCCTTTATTACTACTCTATTACTACTAACTTATTACTCTTATATTAATACTTTATTACGCTTATATTACTACTCTATTACTACTACTTTATTACTCCTTTATTACTACTACTTTATTAATACTTTATTACTCCTTTTTACTACTCTATTAGTACTATTTTATTACTACTACTTTATTACTCCTTTATTACTACTCTATTAGTACTATTTTATTACTACTACTTTATTACTCCTTTTTACTACTCTATTAGTACTATTTTATTACTACTACTTTATTACTCCTTTATTACTACTCTATTACTACTACTTTATTACTCCTTTATTACTACTCTATTACTACTCCTTTATTAATACTTTATTACTCCTTTATTAACTCAAAACTCAGATTTGGTTTTTACAGCTTTATTATAAAAATCACAGACTGACCAAACTCCCCTGAAGCTTCGGAGTTCAAACCCCAGCACAGACAGAGCACTGCTGGGGTGCCCCTGagcaaccacccccccccccccccccccatttactaACTAACTTCACTTCCTAgaatcctcctcttcttcctcctcttcttcctcctcctcctcagcgccCCCCACTGGCCGCCCCCCCAGCTCAACATCAGGAGCAGCTCAGAACCCAGGGACGACCCAGTTGGAGGTTCTGGGTCCTGCTGGTCAGAACCCTCATCACTGCAGgaagatgacatcatcaacatgtctccagcttcctgtcacatgatgtGAACATCCTGTTCTCACCTGCCATGAtctgcagcagcctcctcaCTGGCCCGAGGGGGGAGGCGGGGCCCGGGAGGCCCCCCGGCCCGGcggcaggagggggcggggccaccgcACTGGCGTGACCCCCCTGTGTCGAAGGGCGCCGCCGCCATAACTCGGCGGTGGTGCGATCACACGCACACTGCAGCTGGTCACACACCGAGGAGCCCCGacctgcaacagcaacagtcTTTAAACGTCTCAGCCAATCCCGACGCAGCGGCGCCACCAGCCCCACCTACATCGCGGCTTCCTGTTGTCACAGGAAATGAGAGCGTTGAGCTTCCTGTCGGACCTGCAGCCCATCGAGCTGATCTGAGCCCAGCAGCAGCGGTGGAGGAAGCAGCACCTGAGCGGGAGATCACCTCGTTAGCCTCAAACCTCCtcagtgacatcacttcctgtggctgACCTGTCCAGCTGGTCCACGGGACGCCCGCCCCGCCCGCGGCCGCAGTAGCAGCCGTACATCTCGTACTCGTGGGGACATCGTCCCGTCAGGCAGCGCAGCATCGCACCCAGGGACGCCGTCCGCCGCGCTCGCCCGTCGGGGCCGTAGATCGTGAACGAGTCGCTGCATTCTGCCAGAGACAGGTTAGCACGCTATGTTAGCGCGTTGTGTTAGCGTGAGAGATGAGCGATGCTACCAGTTCATCTGACTGGGTGGTGAGAGCAGATCAGGAAGCCTCGTCACCTTTAGCCTCCGACTGCTGCTGGACCTCCGATGACCCGACAGACTCGAGCAGCGAGCAGGACGGAACCGTCCGCTTCTGAGCCACATCGTCATCTGCAAAGATAAACGCAGCTAATATCAGCGTTTGCTAATCTAAGAATGCTGCCGAGCGTTAGCTTAACTGTCAtccagctgctcacacacatctgtaAGTTAGCGTGACTCAGAAAGGTGTTTCGCTAAGTTAGCCAACAGCTAACTTGCTAGTTTGGTTTAGCCAACACAGCTAATTTAGGAAAGGGGCGTGGTTTCCAGATGGTTGTACAGGTGATCAAAGTACCgtctgtgttttcctgctgcgaGCTGTCGTCCACGCACGGAACTTCCTGTGTTGgtttcacagcttcctgttcctgtccagcTTTGAGCGCCGTCGTCTCGAGTTCTGGGAAGTCAATTTTTATGACAAAATTCTGCGTGTTAGCTGTAGCACGTTAGCTTCAGTCATTGTCGGGCAGAGGACGGCATCCACGTGTCCCGGCTACAGTTGCTCTGTTACCAagctcttcatcatcgtcatcatcgtcctcTTCAGAGGGCGTGGCTAAGCTCCTGGGTGCAGAGGTGATCGGCTGGATGgggtctcctgctcctcctacaGGCGACTCACTGGTGGTCGCAGGTCCTGGAGTTGATGGTTCGACTCCCGTGGTCACTCTGAGCAGCTCTGCAACAAACCCACCCACTTGTAGCTAACGCTCACAGAATCAGCTGCTTGTTTTCAGGAATGCACCGCGTTAGCATCACCAGCTAACAGCTAGTTGAGGGGCTCACCGTGGCTGCTGGCGGAAGCGTTAGCATCGTCCGTCTCTGCATCAATGGAACCTGAAAGACGGACAGAGGGGACTCACAGCGCTGCTGCAAGCTAACAGCCGCCAAACACGTTAGCATCTGGGGAACTAGTATACCATCTAATGGCGTTGTgggtgggggcggagccagtgATGATGTGACGTCGCTGTCATTCAGTCTGCTCATCGTGTGATTCACCTCTGTCAAAACAGCTGGAATCAGAAACCCGTGTGCTGCCTCCAGTGGACACAGACGGAACACACACGCTGATTTCATGTTGTGTTAGCAGCAGTGTTAGTCGGACCAGGAAGTGAACTCGCTCAGAGACGCGTTAAACAGACCACCTGAGGACCACTGGagtagccccgcccacccgaCTCTGGTCACCGCGGTAACCAGAGGAAACTCGGATGGAGGTCGGAGGTGGAGACGTAGCCGCGTGGAGTAACcactgttgcattgtgggaagagAGATGAAGGGTTACctgaaccacttcctgtctgtgtggcGAGGCAGGACGAGGCGGCGACGCCCCTAAAGGCGGAGTCATAGGAGGCGTTGCTCAGGCACTGGATGGCGGCCCGGTCGCAGCGGCAGAACCTCCGCTGGCACCAGCCGCCCTCGTCTGTCGGGACAACGCCAACAACAGcagttagcatctgttagctCCGGTAAGCTCAGCCCGCTAACGCTAGCAGCGAGCCGTGAGGCGGTGCCAGCTCACCGCAGCGGGCGTCGAGGGCGGAGCAGCCGTGgaggcgcggcggcggcggcggcgtctgcctgcagggggcggCGTCGCCGTAGCAACGCCGGTGCGTCTGGCAGCAGCTGCGGACAGAAGAAGTCAAGCGCGCCGGCCGTctggggcggcggcggcccaCAGGCGGGACTCACCTGTCCAGAGGATCCACGGGGGCCCCGGCCaccaggtgtgtgcaggtgcaGCCGTAGTCGTCCAGGTCTCGAGGACAAAGACCCGACGAGCAGCGAAGCTTCGCCGCAAAGTTCAGCAGCGACGGCAGATCGTGGAAGACGGCGTGCAGCCAGGAGAAGCGCTGGCCGACGCACTctggcaccacagaagaagagagagtCAGCGGCCGGgccggcgccccctgctggacgcaGCCTGTTCTTACCGGTCATGTGGTCCacgtcatgtgacctggagcAGGACGCCGCGGCAGCGCtcagagctgaggagcagcagcacaggtgagcgaaCGGGGAGGAGCTGATCAAAGGTCACGGGGTCCAACTCACCGTGAGCAagagacagaaccagaaccagaaccagaaccatcgTCAGATCTGGGCTGGTTAGCATCAGCGGCGTTAGCGGGTCCCTGCAGCAGTCGCGGCTTCTTCACTCGCGCTCGTACCTGCAGAGCAGCTTTAAGGTGCTCGGCTCCTCCTCCGATTGGCTGCCACCCGTCACCTGACTGGGACGCCCTGCAGGTGTTCCGCCCTGGCGGTGGGGGTCCTGGGGGCCCCACAGAGGAGCCTTTGTCCTCTTTGTCTCAGGAGGTGGTCCTGGTCTCCTCAGAGGAGTTCAGATCAATGAAGAAGAGCGGCGGCAGGGGCGGGGCCAACAGGCCGCTGTTGTAAGggcagtggggggaggggcggggccaacagGCCGCTGTTGTACAGggcagtggggggaggggcggggccaacagGCCGCTATTGTACAGggcagtggggggaggggcggggccaacagGCCACTGTTGTAAGGGCAGTGgcgggaggggcggggccaacagGCTGCTATTGTACAGGGCAGTGgcgggaggggcggggccaacagGCCACTGTTGTAAGggcagtggggggaggggcggggccaacagGCCACTGTTGTAAGGGCAGTGgcgggaggggcggggccagatgATGCCACAA from Takifugu flavidus isolate HTHZ2018 chromosome 15, ASM371156v2, whole genome shotgun sequence includes:
- the efr3a gene encoding protein EFR3 homolog A isoform X5 yields the protein MEKLTFYAVSAPEKLDRIGEYLAKRLSHDVVRHRYGYVVIAMEALDQLLMACHSQSIKPFVESFLHMVAKLLESREPDLQVLGTNSFVKFANIEEDTPSYHRRYDFFVSQFSAMCHSTHEDPETRTRIRVAGIRGLQGVVRKTVNDELQAIIWEPQHMDKLVPSMLFNMQDSEDLDRAVHPSTPLVAGQDGEENPSTLAETCFRELLGRAAYGNMNNAVRPVLVHLDHHHLWEPNEFAVSCFRIIMYSIQAQHSHHVIQQVLNHLDTHNKDTPRVRAGIVQVLLETVAIAAKGSVGPTVLEVFNTLLKHLRISVDLELGDGSRRNSAASVSSGRSRESEERVVQNAIIQTIGFFGGNLPDYQRAEVMMFIMGKVPVCGTPCHTLDTVKIGHQGTKRIQTMLLSSLIMVTSGFKSKSMVAALPPSFLDPLFSISLMEDVELRQLVLEILHNIIDRHDNRAKLRGIRIIPNVAALKIKREKISKQDVAFMKKHGQQLYRHIYLGCKEEDNVHKNFELLFTTLAILTIELANEDVIVDLIRLAVALQEMTLANEENLPMFNRCGVMALVAAYLNFLSQMIANPPFCQHVSKVIELRTLMAPYLLPEHVFRDKCPLPETLEKDEQPLYFQSADMAECLAGPGYNVEKLSLPYVPQVTDEDRLTRRKSFVDTMSLQVDILSNSLPDKSQLAEEITFETLKKAIDTTGLEEQERERRRQVMEKFQKAPFEELAAHCESKANMLHDRLAQIFELTIRPPPSPSGVVSLSAGHTQHQSVPVYEMKFPDLCVY
- the efr3a gene encoding protein EFR3 homolog A isoform X2, whose translation is MVLSLRVTPEPPVPGRCSEGGEDVPVGVCGCCGPLRPRYKRLVDNIFPEDPKDGLSKSDMEKLTFYAVSAPEKLDRIGEYLAKRLSHDVVRHRYGYVVIAMEALDQLLMACHSQSIKPFVESFLHMVAKLLESREPDLQVLGTNSFVKFANIEEDTPSYHRRYDFFVSQFSAMCHSTHEDPETRTRIRVAGIRGLQGVVRKTVNDELQAIIWEPQHMDKLVPSMLFNMQDSEDLDRAVHPSTPLVAGQDGEENPSTLAETCFRELLGRAAYGNMNNAVRPVLVHLDHHHLWEPNEFAVSCFRIIMYSIQAQHSHHVIQQVLNHLDTHNKDTPRVRAGIVQVLLETVAIAAKGSVGPTVLEVFNTLLKHLRISVDLELGDGSRRNSAASVSSGRSRESEERVVQNAIIQTIGFFGGNLPDYQRAEVMMFIMGKVPVCGTPCHTLDTVKIGHQGTKRIQTMLLSSLIMVTSGFKSKSMVAALPPSFLDPLFSISLMEDVELRQLVLEILHNIIDRHDNRAKLRGIRIIPNVAALKIKREKISKQDVAFMKKHGQQLYRHIYLGCKEEDNVHKNFELLFTTLAILTIELANEDVIVDLIRLAVALQEMTLANEENLPMFNRCGVMALVAAYLNFLSQMIANPPFCQHVSKVIELRTLMAPYLLPEHVFRDKCPLPETLEKDEQPLYFQSADMAECLAGPGYNVEKLSLPYVPQVTDRLTRRKSFVDTMSLQVDILSNSLPDKSQLAEEITFETLKKAIDTTGLEEQERERRRQVMEKFQKAPFEELAAHCESKANMLHDRLAQIFELTIRPPPSPSGVVSLSAGHTQHQSVPVYEMKFPDLCVY
- the efr3a gene encoding protein EFR3 homolog A isoform X1, with the translated sequence MVLSLRVTPEPPVPGRCSEGGEDVPVGVCGCCGPLRPRYKRLVDNIFPEDPKDGLSKSDMEKLTFYAVSAPEKLDRIGEYLAKRLSHDVVRHRYGYVVIAMEALDQLLMACHSQSIKPFVESFLHMVAKLLESREPDLQVLGTNSFVKFANIEEDTPSYHRRYDFFVSQFSAMCHSTHEDPETRTRIRVAGIRGLQGVVRKTVNDELQAIIWEPQHMDKLVPSMLFNMQDSEDLDRAVHPSTPLVAGQDGEENPSTLAETCFRELLGRAAYGNMNNAVRPVLVHLDHHHLWEPNEFAVSCFRIIMYSIQAQHSHHVIQQVLNHLDTHNKDTPRVRAGIVQVLLETVAIAAKGSVGPTVLEVFNTLLKHLRISVDLELGDGSRRNSAASVSSGRSRESEERVVQNAIIQTIGFFGGNLPDYQRAEVMMFIMGKVPVCGTPCHTLDTVKIGHQGTKRIQTMLLSSLIMVTSGFKSKSMVAALPPSFLDPLFSISLMEDVELRQLVLEILHNIIDRHDNRAKLRGIRIIPNVAALKIKREKISKQDVAFMKKHGQQLYRHIYLGCKEEDNVHKNFELLFTTLAILTIELANEDVIVDLIRLAVALQEMTLANEENLPMFNRCGVMALVAAYLNFLSQMIANPPFCQHVSKVIELRTLMAPYLLPEHVFRDKCPLPETLEKDEQPLYFQSADMAECLAGPGYNVEKLSLPYVPQVTDEDRLTRRKSFVDTMSLQVDILSNSLPDKSQLAEEITFETLKKAIDTTGLEEQERERRRQVMEKFQKAPFEELAAHCESKANMLHDRLAQIFELTIRPPPSPSGVVSLSAGHTQHQSVPVYEMKFPDLCVY